A genomic segment from Demetria terragena DSM 11295 encodes:
- a CDS encoding NAD-dependent epimerase/dehydratase family protein produces MRSDERFLVTGAMGCIGSWVVAQLVREGVSVTTFDLSEDDARWQLLMDPDERESVNRVVGDLTDPTAVADVIADGQITHIVHLGGLQFPFCRANPVLGAQVNVLGTVNVFAGAQAAQHVRGLSYASSVAVFGPAADYPDRTVADDSPLDPRSFYGTYKQANEFTARAFWADQGVGSVGLRPPIVYGMGRDQGITADPSLAMRAAATGQSFDIKFGGTIALGYAGDVAADFITSARAEVDGALVHNNRARSHTVDEVISAIDNAVGVKGLISRGEATAETVEHVDDQSVEYLLSEAELTTLIEGVQESVAGFRRTADSA; encoded by the coding sequence ATGCGTTCAGACGAGAGGTTCCTGGTCACCGGGGCGATGGGATGCATCGGTAGCTGGGTAGTCGCTCAGCTAGTGCGTGAGGGGGTCTCCGTGACGACCTTCGACCTGTCCGAGGACGATGCTCGCTGGCAGCTTCTGATGGATCCAGACGAGCGAGAGTCGGTAAACCGTGTCGTGGGTGACCTGACAGATCCAACCGCCGTGGCCGACGTCATCGCCGACGGTCAAATCACCCACATCGTGCACCTCGGCGGGCTTCAGTTTCCCTTCTGCCGAGCCAACCCGGTCCTTGGTGCGCAGGTCAACGTTCTAGGCACGGTTAACGTCTTTGCCGGCGCACAAGCCGCTCAACACGTCCGTGGACTGTCGTATGCGAGCTCGGTCGCGGTATTTGGACCAGCGGCGGACTACCCAGACCGCACTGTGGCGGACGACTCACCATTAGACCCACGGAGCTTCTACGGAACCTACAAGCAGGCAAACGAATTCACGGCTCGCGCCTTTTGGGCTGACCAAGGTGTTGGCTCGGTGGGCCTGCGGCCGCCGATCGTGTACGGAATGGGCCGCGATCAGGGCATCACCGCGGATCCAAGCCTCGCCATGCGAGCCGCAGCAACCGGTCAGTCTTTTGACATCAAGTTTGGCGGGACTATCGCCCTCGGGTATGCCGGGGATGTCGCCGCGGACTTCATCACCTCGGCGCGAGCAGAGGTCGACGGTGCCCTCGTGCACAACAACAGGGCTCGCTCGCACACTGTCGATGAGGTCATCTCAGCCATCGATAACGCGGTAGGCGTCAAAGGCCTCATCTCCCGCGGTGAAGCGACAGCGGAGACGGTCGAACACGTCGACGACCAATCGGTCGAATATCTGCTTTCCGAAGCTGAGCTCACGACTCTCATCGAGGGCGTCCAGGAGTCGGTTGCAGGATTTCGTCGAACCGCAGACTCAGCCTAA
- a CDS encoding LacI family DNA-binding transcriptional regulator: protein MASLADVARAAGVSKSIASRAISGDANARMSAATRARVLEAAADLDYVANARAQALRQSKSGAIGLIVPDVNNSVFAELLSGVQDATSRHNTDVLLGQIDPNDRPNRRLNRLVREGRVDGILIQRREDYDDQMLAELLRPSLPAITINSRVPSHIGSVILDDESGAKIATDYLISLGHRRIAMISGTTAHDSARRREDGFRAAMAAGGLAVLDKWVISAGWEAPAGAMAVQKLEGLTTGLGRADSPTALLVASVNAALGVLATVQRLGLHVPEDISILAINTTWVSETIHPRLSTVRMPLRELGSVAASALLEHLAGADLADIVVGEPRPELLIRDTTAPPR from the coding sequence GTGGCGAGCCTGGCAGACGTCGCGCGTGCGGCCGGAGTTTCGAAGTCGATCGCGTCAAGGGCAATCAGCGGGGATGCCAATGCCCGGATGAGCGCGGCGACCCGAGCGCGCGTGCTTGAAGCTGCCGCGGACCTCGATTACGTGGCCAACGCTCGAGCTCAGGCCCTTCGTCAATCGAAGTCAGGGGCGATCGGACTGATCGTCCCTGATGTGAATAATTCAGTTTTTGCCGAACTGCTCTCAGGCGTCCAGGATGCGACGAGTCGCCATAACACGGATGTGCTCCTGGGCCAGATCGACCCGAACGACAGGCCCAATCGTCGGCTAAATCGGTTGGTGCGGGAGGGGCGAGTCGACGGAATCTTGATCCAGCGCCGGGAGGATTACGACGATCAGATGCTGGCTGAGCTGCTGCGTCCGAGCTTGCCGGCGATCACTATTAACTCCAGAGTGCCGAGTCACATCGGGTCTGTGATCCTCGACGACGAGTCCGGTGCCAAGATCGCGACCGACTACTTGATCAGTCTCGGGCACCGCCGTATCGCGATGATCTCGGGCACGACAGCGCACGACAGCGCTCGTCGCCGTGAGGACGGTTTCCGTGCGGCTATGGCCGCTGGAGGCCTCGCGGTGCTCGATAAATGGGTCATTTCAGCGGGGTGGGAAGCTCCCGCCGGAGCCATGGCTGTTCAAAAACTCGAGGGTCTCACCACCGGACTTGGTCGAGCGGATTCACCCACAGCTCTGTTGGTCGCGAGTGTGAACGCAGCACTCGGCGTTCTCGCAACAGTTCAGCGACTCGGACTACACGTTCCCGAAGACATTTCGATCCTCGCGATCAACACCACCTGGGTATCAGAGACGATTCACCCACGTCTTAGCACGGTGCGGATGCCGCTCCGCGAACTCGGATCGGTCGCAGCCAGTGCTCTTCTGGAGCACCTTGCTGGAGCCGACCTGGCGGACATCGTGGTCGGTGAGCCGCGACCAGAGCTATTAATCCGCGACACCACGGCGCCGCCCAGGTGA
- a CDS encoding GntP family permease has product MENWSQTLSTGPLLGIAAAAVILILVLVIKVKMHAFFALIIASLLTALATGIPLDSIVNDVMIKSFGETLGPIALLIGLGAVLGRLIESSGGARVIAERMVDIFGEDRAAFALGVSSLFLGFPIFFDAGLVVMLPIIFAVARRIGGNNLLLYGFSGAVAFSVMHVFLPPHPGPVAAADTFEADLGVVMLLGLIVAVPTWYVTGYLWAKFINSRYPMIVPNIFGVEDPDQPENPPSLRTVLTILILPIALIFMNTSLSALGSAGKVDLDDTWVKALMLIGTSQVALLISAIIALLVLGRFRGVEGSALEKLVDRTLGSVAAVILITGAGGMFGGVLRASGVGDALSQTLSDTGMPLIFATYLIAVILRVAQGSATVALVTTAGVLAPAVATANFGVIDTAAVTLAAAAGSAFAGHVNDSGFWLVGRLMDLDVKTTLKTWTVQQALESVVGFALVLAIYAAF; this is encoded by the coding sequence GTGGAGAACTGGTCACAAACTCTGAGCACCGGCCCGCTGCTCGGCATCGCGGCCGCCGCGGTCATCCTGATATTAGTTCTTGTGATCAAGGTCAAGATGCACGCATTCTTTGCCTTGATCATCGCTTCCCTCCTCACCGCGCTGGCGACTGGCATCCCCCTCGATTCAATCGTCAACGATGTCATGATCAAGAGTTTCGGAGAAACGCTCGGCCCGATTGCGCTGCTTATCGGGCTCGGGGCGGTCTTAGGTCGCCTCATTGAATCTTCTGGCGGCGCGCGGGTGATAGCGGAACGAATGGTCGATATCTTTGGCGAGGATCGGGCCGCCTTTGCCCTTGGAGTCAGCTCACTATTCCTCGGATTCCCCATTTTCTTCGACGCTGGGCTTGTCGTCATGTTGCCGATCATTTTCGCGGTTGCCCGACGCATTGGCGGTAACAACCTCCTCCTCTATGGCTTTAGTGGCGCAGTCGCCTTCTCCGTAATGCACGTCTTCTTGCCGCCACACCCAGGTCCCGTGGCGGCAGCCGACACGTTCGAGGCAGACCTTGGCGTGGTGATGCTTCTTGGCCTCATTGTTGCCGTACCCACCTGGTACGTCACCGGATACCTATGGGCAAAGTTCATAAATTCCCGGTATCCCATGATTGTGCCGAACATCTTTGGCGTCGAGGACCCAGATCAACCCGAAAACCCCCCGAGCCTGCGTACGGTTTTGACAATCTTAATCTTGCCGATCGCTTTGATCTTTATGAATACAAGTCTCAGCGCGCTCGGGTCAGCGGGAAAGGTTGACCTTGACGATACGTGGGTGAAGGCGCTCATGCTCATCGGGACGTCACAAGTAGCATTACTCATTTCCGCAATCATTGCTCTTTTGGTACTTGGTCGATTTCGCGGAGTTGAGGGGTCCGCTCTGGAAAAATTGGTCGATCGAACGCTCGGGAGCGTTGCGGCCGTCATCTTGATCACAGGCGCGGGAGGCATGTTTGGTGGGGTTCTTCGGGCATCCGGAGTCGGCGACGCACTCTCCCAAACGCTGTCGGACACAGGGATGCCACTTATCTTCGCGACATACTTGATCGCGGTGATCTTAAGAGTGGCTCAGGGGTCGGCGACGGTGGCATTAGTGACGACAGCCGGCGTCCTGGCCCCTGCGGTCGCGACGGCAAATTTCGGTGTCATTGATACCGCTGCCGTTACGCTGGCCGCTGCTGCCGGTTCGGCATTTGCCGGGCACGTCAACGACTCAGGATTCTGGCTCGTGGGCCGCCTCATGGACCTCGACGTCAAGACCACGCTGAAGACCTGGACAGTCCAACAGGCACTGGAATCCGTCGTCGGCTTCGCGCTCGTGCTCGCGATCTACGCGGCGTTCTGA
- a CDS encoding FAD-dependent oxidoreductase, whose translation MTTPSIPGWQLLSRTSAVPDNVPVLAEVDVLVVGGGAAGVAAATVAAEAGHSTMLVERYGFCGGAAVAGMSSTICGMYLSQQNLGTPEQVVFGFTERFRSAIAERRGLTPPQIYGKTYTVTHDPLKWRETADQFLEDAGVTCLFHSAVTGVIVDGNTYTGVILESNAGSSVVLAKRIVDASGDAAVLARGGYDYWFGDDGTIQNPTMFFRLGNVDMEAFSDFWGPDTISPPKVSDLIDQANEHGFTLPRRKIWIFPSTRPGELMVNATRLTGRNGEMLNVINPSDFTEAEIGGRHQVRSYARFLAESIPGLKESFVVDTGVEAGIRQTRTIAGMTTLTNEDVVGCVKRSDSICRSPWPIELHSGDRPKLHWLLDDYYDVPYGALVPAVAEGIIIAGRSLSAQHEALASARVTAQCFEYGHAAGVAAHLSLEGDLAIRDLDVGAIQKQMLNRGSALS comes from the coding sequence ATGACGACACCGTCCATACCTGGCTGGCAACTTCTGTCCCGCACAAGTGCAGTGCCTGACAACGTTCCGGTACTCGCTGAGGTAGACGTCCTAGTGGTCGGAGGCGGCGCGGCGGGAGTCGCTGCGGCAACTGTCGCCGCCGAAGCAGGGCACAGCACCATGCTCGTGGAGCGTTACGGCTTCTGCGGCGGCGCCGCGGTGGCGGGCATGTCGAGCACGATCTGCGGGATGTACCTGAGCCAGCAAAACCTGGGAACTCCCGAGCAGGTTGTCTTCGGGTTCACCGAGCGCTTCAGATCTGCCATCGCTGAGCGTCGTGGGCTCACACCTCCGCAGATCTACGGGAAGACGTACACCGTCACTCATGACCCGCTCAAGTGGCGCGAGACTGCCGACCAATTCCTCGAAGATGCAGGGGTTACGTGCTTGTTCCACAGCGCCGTGACCGGCGTGATTGTGGACGGAAATACCTACACGGGCGTGATCTTGGAATCCAACGCGGGTTCCAGTGTCGTGCTGGCCAAGCGAATCGTCGACGCATCCGGCGACGCCGCAGTACTTGCTCGAGGTGGCTACGACTACTGGTTTGGAGACGATGGCACAATCCAGAACCCGACGATGTTCTTCCGCCTTGGAAACGTTGATATGGAGGCCTTCAGTGACTTCTGGGGCCCAGACACGATCAGCCCCCCGAAGGTCTCCGATCTCATCGATCAGGCTAATGAACACGGATTCACCCTCCCTCGCCGTAAGATCTGGATCTTTCCGAGCACACGTCCCGGAGAACTCATGGTCAACGCAACTCGCCTTACGGGAAGGAATGGGGAGATGCTCAATGTCATCAACCCATCCGACTTCACGGAAGCAGAGATCGGTGGGCGGCACCAAGTCCGCTCCTACGCCCGTTTTCTTGCGGAATCCATCCCCGGCTTAAAAGAATCTTTTGTGGTGGATACCGGGGTTGAGGCGGGAATCCGCCAAACGAGGACGATCGCTGGAATGACCACGTTGACCAACGAGGACGTTGTAGGCTGCGTGAAGCGCAGCGATTCGATATGTCGATCACCGTGGCCGATCGAATTGCATTCCGGAGACCGTCCCAAGTTGCATTGGCTCCTGGACGATTACTATGACGTCCCCTACGGGGCATTAGTTCCAGCCGTAGCCGAGGGAATCATCATTGCTGGGCGCAGCCTTAGCGCCCAGCACGAAGCACTTGCCTCCGCCCGAGTGACCGCTCAGTGTTTTGAGTATGGCCACGCCGCAGGCGTGGCAGCGCACCTATCGCTCGAAGGCGACCTGGCCATCCGCGATCTTGACGTGGGTGCAATTCAGAAGCAAATGCTCAATCGCGGAAGCGCACTGTCCTAG
- a CDS encoding enoyl-CoA hydratase/isomerase family protein codes for MTAEECGIKVVDSDGVRDITLDRPRQRNALDLTMLDALRDALVARPDDVSAIVLHGGDFFCAGANIKVYSAGSLAASHRLTMAAAATTEALATVPVPVIAAVEGMALGGGFEIVLACDLVVMGQTAQLGLPEITLGLVPGWGGTQRLAAQIGARRAKRVAMFDERIDAATALAWGLVNETVDDGSALSRSHELAGNLTARSTTALAALKRLCGSVEADLKLAEERSTLRELLMSTDGQEGIAAFVEKRKPRFGDSRDLRQER; via the coding sequence ATGACCGCCGAGGAGTGTGGCATTAAGGTCGTGGACTCCGATGGGGTTCGTGATATCACACTCGATCGGCCCCGTCAACGCAACGCTCTCGATTTGACGATGCTCGATGCTTTGCGTGATGCGTTAGTCGCCAGACCCGACGATGTAAGCGCCATCGTGCTCCACGGTGGAGATTTCTTTTGCGCAGGTGCCAACATCAAGGTGTACTCCGCAGGAAGCTTAGCTGCAAGTCACCGACTGACAATGGCCGCGGCTGCCACGACCGAAGCCCTTGCGACGGTCCCAGTTCCGGTGATCGCCGCGGTCGAGGGCATGGCGTTGGGAGGGGGCTTCGAGATCGTCCTGGCCTGTGACCTCGTCGTGATGGGCCAAACCGCTCAACTTGGCCTTCCTGAGATCACCTTGGGTTTGGTTCCCGGCTGGGGCGGCACCCAGCGTTTAGCGGCTCAGATCGGTGCCCGACGCGCCAAGCGGGTAGCCATGTTCGACGAGCGCATCGATGCTGCCACGGCCCTCGCCTGGGGCCTGGTCAATGAGACTGTGGACGACGGCTCGGCGCTTTCACGATCACACGAACTCGCGGGCAACCTCACCGCACGGTCAACCACCGCGCTGGCCGCACTCAAGCGGCTATGCGGCTCGGTCGAGGCAGACCTCAAGCTAGCCGAGGAACGATCCACGCTTCGCGAACTGTTGATGAGTACTGATGGTCAGGAGGGAATCGCCGCATTCGTTGAGAAGCGTAAGCCCCGATTTGGCGACTCCAGAGATTTGAGGCAAGAGCGATGA
- a CDS encoding CaiB/BaiF CoA transferase family protein — protein MLNGIRVLSFTHFLQGPSATQMLADLGADVIKIEPPRGAFERSWSGPDAFRDGESIFFLLGNRNVRSLVADLKDPAWREVVLRLVDESDVLIESFRPGAMERMGLGSDELHERNPRLVYCSLSGYGSTGPYQDRPGQDVLLQSMSGIAAATGGEAQPPTPVGASIVDQHGAALGAFGILAALHGRERTGRGCVVESNLLSAALDLQIEPLAYFANGWEGTRSHSGVSSPYYKAPYGVFATADGHLTLSLNSLALLAEVFSDEWFTSVSEEESYQRRDDVNMRITEHLAQRSTAEWEKVLADHKVWFAPVNSYSDVLSDPQVEHNGSFIEFEHPAAGKTKVLGHPVTYDGVRPEVRSVPPSLGSANEEILNSLGLSSTEIATLQQKVGLR, from the coding sequence ATGCTTAACGGGATTCGAGTGCTCAGTTTCACGCACTTCTTGCAGGGGCCGTCGGCCACTCAAATGCTGGCGGACCTCGGTGCTGACGTCATCAAAATTGAGCCTCCCCGTGGGGCGTTCGAACGATCCTGGTCTGGCCCCGATGCCTTCCGTGATGGCGAAAGTATCTTTTTCTTACTTGGCAACCGCAACGTTCGAAGTCTCGTTGCCGACCTCAAAGATCCGGCGTGGCGTGAGGTCGTCCTACGTCTCGTCGACGAGTCTGACGTTCTCATCGAGAGTTTTCGACCCGGTGCTATGGAGCGAATGGGGCTCGGCTCAGATGAACTACACGAACGGAACCCACGACTGGTCTATTGCTCGTTGTCCGGGTACGGCTCAACGGGTCCATATCAAGACCGCCCCGGTCAGGATGTTCTACTCCAATCAATGTCAGGAATCGCCGCGGCGACTGGCGGCGAGGCCCAACCGCCGACCCCGGTGGGCGCTTCGATCGTCGATCAGCACGGCGCTGCGCTCGGCGCCTTCGGCATCCTGGCCGCACTGCACGGACGGGAGCGAACCGGTCGCGGCTGTGTGGTTGAAAGCAATCTGCTCAGTGCCGCACTCGACCTGCAGATCGAACCCTTGGCATACTTCGCCAACGGCTGGGAAGGCACCCGCAGCCATTCCGGGGTTTCCTCGCCCTACTACAAAGCTCCGTACGGCGTCTTTGCTACCGCAGACGGGCACCTAACACTCTCCTTGAACTCCTTAGCCCTACTAGCTGAGGTATTTTCCGACGAGTGGTTCACATCGGTCAGTGAGGAAGAGTCCTATCAACGCAGGGACGATGTCAATATGCGAATCACTGAGCACCTTGCCCAGCGCTCGACAGCCGAGTGGGAGAAAGTTCTCGCCGATCACAAAGTGTGGTTTGCGCCGGTCAACTCATATTCCGACGTCCTGTCTGACCCCCAGGTAGAACACAACGGATCTTTCATCGAATTCGAGCATCCTGCAGCCGGTAAGACCAAAGTACTCGGGCACCCCGTCACTTACGACGGTGTGCGACCTGAGGTACGAAGCGTCCCGCCCTCACTCGGTTCGGCGAACGAAGAGATCCTCAACAGTCTTGGGCTTAGCAGCACTGAGATCGCGACACTGCAGCAGAAAGTAGGTCTGCGATGA
- a CDS encoding NAD(P)-dependent oxidoreductase — MGTTVATTRTLGLIGLGAMGAPMASHLLEHHGRVVITGRERKYAALENLGAEWVDTPVAMAEMVDAVLVMLPDLPQLEEVLFGPHGLLAAGRPLLLMVGSTTSPTRLRELADDPRLENVRVVDCPVSGGVDGATSASLSIMLGGSEDDTVEAASWLSPCGRPVHLGPLGAGQVAKACNQLVVTSTILALGEASVLAERSGIDLGRLWDLLSGGYAGSNLLQARRDKLVAGDYTASGVARYAVKDLAFATDVAQATQTHAMLLPTLVAAFDELVERGFGDCDIAVTRRFVEER, encoded by the coding sequence ATGGGAACCACTGTGGCAACAACGCGCACGCTCGGACTGATCGGGCTCGGGGCCATGGGCGCACCCATGGCGTCCCACTTACTCGAGCACCATGGCCGCGTAGTGATTACCGGACGCGAACGCAAGTACGCGGCCCTTGAAAATCTGGGCGCAGAGTGGGTAGACACTCCGGTCGCAATGGCTGAAATGGTCGATGCGGTATTGGTCATGTTGCCCGACCTGCCCCAGCTCGAAGAGGTGCTCTTCGGGCCGCACGGACTATTGGCCGCCGGTCGACCGCTACTTCTCATGGTCGGGTCGACGACTTCGCCAACGCGACTACGCGAACTTGCCGACGACCCGCGCCTTGAGAATGTGCGGGTTGTGGACTGTCCTGTCTCCGGCGGGGTCGATGGTGCGACCTCAGCCTCGTTGTCGATCATGTTGGGCGGTTCCGAAGATGACACCGTCGAGGCTGCGTCATGGTTGAGCCCTTGTGGTCGCCCGGTACACCTGGGCCCGCTGGGCGCTGGACAGGTCGCCAAAGCCTGCAATCAACTCGTCGTCACGTCGACGATCTTGGCCCTAGGCGAGGCCAGCGTGCTTGCCGAACGATCGGGAATCGATCTTGGCCGACTATGGGACCTCCTGTCCGGCGGATATGCGGGCAGCAACTTACTACAAGCGCGCCGCGATAAGTTGGTGGCCGGCGACTACACCGCGTCTGGTGTGGCACGTTACGCCGTCAAGGATCTCGCCTTTGCCACCGACGTCGCCCAGGCCACCCAGACTCACGCGATGCTCCTCCCGACTCTGGTCGCAGCCTTCGATGAGTTAGTCGAGCGTGGATTTGGCGATTGCGACATCGCAGTGACGCGTCGATTTGTAGAAGAGCGCTAA
- a CDS encoding CocE/NonD family hydrolase, with product MSTSPSRRIRIFAALLVTALGLPAAGSAVATSGDSAESPPHISGHRTTPVYSYEDAIWETVYVDAGQDTDADGESDRVAVDVVRPKEAAESGHDLPVIVTTSPYNSVIPGTHSSMRGAFDENFNRLTAPTEWLDNYFVPRGYAVAFVDAPGTFRSTGCHDYFGGPREVQGVRKVVEWLTGLGEAQTHDGKPTAAGWSSGQVGMIGHSASGINAIGVAATGVKGLETIVPSGAGGDLYLDNSSSGDPGGGHVLEMVKGSNGDQVPSPDPYCRETALPALAARAEDPRYVRNAFWDERTAIRSAANIRASVFQMHGVSDDRVSMQNATSWWKAIAARDVPRRLLVHPLGHQNWHAVDPSVHERLGEWFDYWLHDLDNGVMSTHPEVTVIGGDGERKEYSTWPHPKAKEVTLKLGNTEGATAGTLTSASRPKADRDVLVRGESAVSPKDLTKHRDTQAVFVSNPLGHEVTVSGDLSLTVRHKSTQPETAIHVQAFKVGKERRYLDAGYMDGEELCVGSASETDRHCVPKQDQYFAEVDDWSLTGTSAKRPTQLSVDDRTMRPHRPDVWSTSSFTIGTGEEVISKGQRIVLVVRVAPGGARTPAAEHELLIDPKKSSLTVPIKGRARSLR from the coding sequence ATGTCCACTTCACCCTCCCGCAGAATACGTATTTTTGCCGCGCTCTTGGTGACAGCTCTGGGTTTGCCGGCGGCCGGTTCGGCCGTCGCCACATCTGGCGACTCGGCTGAGTCGCCGCCTCACATCTCCGGTCACCGGACGACTCCGGTGTATTCGTACGAGGACGCGATCTGGGAGACGGTGTACGTCGACGCTGGCCAGGACACCGACGCGGACGGTGAGAGCGACCGGGTTGCTGTCGATGTGGTGCGGCCCAAAGAAGCGGCCGAGAGCGGGCACGACTTGCCTGTGATCGTGACGACCTCGCCGTACAACTCCGTCATCCCAGGGACACATTCGAGCATGCGGGGCGCATTTGACGAGAACTTCAATCGATTGACCGCACCCACCGAGTGGCTGGACAACTACTTCGTTCCGCGTGGTTACGCGGTGGCCTTCGTGGATGCCCCTGGCACCTTCCGCTCGACTGGATGCCATGACTACTTCGGCGGCCCGCGTGAGGTCCAGGGTGTTCGCAAGGTCGTGGAGTGGCTGACTGGCCTGGGGGAGGCGCAGACCCACGACGGAAAGCCAACGGCAGCCGGGTGGTCCAGCGGGCAGGTCGGCATGATTGGCCACTCCGCCAGTGGGATCAATGCCATCGGGGTTGCTGCGACGGGCGTCAAGGGACTGGAGACCATCGTCCCCTCGGGCGCCGGTGGTGACTTGTATCTGGATAATTCCTCGAGCGGAGATCCGGGCGGCGGACACGTGCTGGAGATGGTCAAGGGGTCCAACGGTGATCAGGTGCCGTCTCCCGACCCCTACTGTCGGGAGACGGCACTGCCTGCCCTCGCTGCTCGGGCGGAGGATCCTCGCTACGTCCGGAACGCATTCTGGGATGAGCGCACTGCCATTCGTTCCGCAGCCAACATTCGAGCGAGTGTCTTCCAGATGCATGGCGTCTCGGACGACCGTGTGTCAATGCAAAACGCCACGTCCTGGTGGAAGGCGATCGCGGCGCGTGACGTGCCTCGTCGACTTCTCGTCCACCCCTTGGGCCACCAAAACTGGCATGCCGTGGATCCCTCGGTTCATGAACGCCTCGGTGAATGGTTCGATTACTGGTTGCATGATCTCGATAACGGCGTAATGAGCACACACCCGGAGGTCACGGTCATCGGCGGCGACGGAGAACGAAAGGAATACTCGACTTGGCCGCATCCAAAGGCGAAGGAGGTCACCCTCAAGCTCGGAAATACCGAGGGCGCCACGGCCGGGACATTAACGAGCGCCAGCCGACCCAAGGCTGACCGTGACGTGCTGGTTCGTGGGGAATCAGCGGTGTCACCGAAGGACCTGACCAAACATCGCGATACACAGGCGGTGTTCGTCAGCAATCCGTTGGGGCACGAGGTGACCGTCAGCGGCGACCTGTCGCTCACTGTGCGGCACAAGAGCACGCAGCCCGAGACAGCGATCCATGTGCAGGCGTTCAAGGTCGGCAAAGAACGGCGCTACCTCGACGCGGGCTACATGGATGGTGAGGAACTGTGCGTCGGCAGCGCAAGCGAGACCGACCGCCACTGCGTCCCGAAGCAAGACCAGTACTTCGCGGAGGTCGACGATTGGTCCCTCACGGGTACCTCGGCGAAGCGGCCGACGCAACTGTCCGTCGACGACCGGACCATGCGCCCGCACCGCCCCGACGTGTGGAGCACCTCTTCCTTCACGATCGGAACTGGGGAAGAAGTGATCTCCAAGGGGCAGCGCATCGTCTTGGTGGTCCGGGTGGCACCCGGCGGTGCCCGTACTCCGGCAGCGGAGCACGAACTGCTCATCGACCCGAAGAAGTCCAGCCTGACCGTGCCGATCAAGGGGCGGGCGAGGTCGCTGCGCTAG